A stretch of the Papaver somniferum cultivar HN1 chromosome 6, ASM357369v1, whole genome shotgun sequence genome encodes the following:
- the LOC113291557 gene encoding probable carboxylesterase 12 produces the protein MEGNNEEVAHEFLPLYRIYKDGRVERLMGTEVVPPSVEDPKTGVSSKDVVIIPKTGVSARLYVTKLIQNKKLPLLVYFHGGGFCIDTAFSPTYHYFLNDVVSQANVVAVSVDYRRAPEHYVPVAFDDSWAALNWVLSHFKGGGSESWLSDYADFDQVFLGGDSAGSTIAHNMEIRSGTNPEQINGVKIFGVAMAHPYFLLHRFNGLMEGPGKLWYSVCPSTTGRNDPLINPTTETNLARLGCDRVLVFVAEKDVLKDIGCVYFETLKNIGWGGVVEIMESQGENHVFHLTNPTCENAVNLMKRFVSFLNINRIRSMP, from the exons ATGGAAGGAAACAATGAAGAAGTAGCTCACGAATTTCTACCATTATATAGGATATACAAAGATGGCAGAGTAGAAAGGTTAATGGGAACAGAAGTTGTTCCTCCATCCGTTGAAGATCCAAAAACTGGCGTCTCATCGAAAGATGTTGTGATTATACCTAAAACGGGCGTATCAGCAAGGCTTTATGTTACTAAACTCATCCAGAACAAGAAACTTCCTCTTCTTGTTTACTTTCACGGAGGAGGATTTTGCATTGACACCGCATTTTCTCCAACTTATCATTATTTTCTGAATGATGTTGTTTCACAAGCAAATGTTGTTGCTGTTTCTGTTGATTACAGAAGAGCACCCGAACACTATGTTCCGGTCGCTTTCGATGATTCATGGGCAGCGTTAAACTGGGTTCTCTCTCACTTTAAAGGGGGAGGTAGTGAGAGTTGGTTAAGTGATTATGCTGATTTTGATCAAGTCTTCTTGGGTGGTGATAGTGCTGGTTCTACTATTGCACATAATATGGAAATTCGATCCGGGACTAACCCTGAACAAATTAATGGGGTGAAGATTTTTGGTGTTGCTATGGCGCACCCTTATTTCT TGTTACATCGGTTTAATGGTTTAATGGAAGGACCAGGAAAATTATGGTATAGTGTTTGTCCATCAACAACCGGGCGTAACGATCCGCTTATCAACCCAACAACTGAAACGAATCTCGCAAGGTTGGGCTGTGACCGCGTTTTAGTGTTTGTAGCAGAGAAAGATGTTTTGAAAGACATAGGATGTGTTTATTTTGAGACATTAAAGAATATTGGATGGGGTGGAGTTGTGGAGATTATGGAGTCACAAGGAGAAAATCATGTGTTCCACTTGACTAATCCTACCTGTGAGAATGCTGTGAATTTAATGAAACGATTCGTTTCATTTCTGAATATCAATCGGATCAGATCTATGCCTTAG